The genomic DNA ACCGACTCGCCGCGGCGCACGCCGGAGTACAGCTGGTGGGCCATCAGCAGGAACCACGCACCCGCCACCACGGCGACCGCGGTGTAGATCACGCCGGTCGCGGGGACCAGCACGAGCGTGGCGAGCACGGTCAGCCAGGTGTAGACGACGATCTGCTTGGTGACGGTCTGCTCGGAGGCCACCACCGGCAGCATGGGCACGCCCGCCGCCCGGTAGTCCTCCTTGTAGCGCATCGCCAGCGCCCAGGTGTGCGGCGGCGTCCAGAAGAAGATGACCGCGAACAGCGCGATCGCGGGCCAGCCGATGTTTCCGGTGACCGCCGCCCAGCCGACGAGGGCGGGCATACACCCGGCCGCGCCGCCCCACACCACGTTCTGCGAGGTGCGGCGCTTGAGGCCGAGGGTGTAGACGAAGACGTAGAACAGGATCGTCACGACCACCAGCACGCCGCTGAGCAGGTTCGCCTGCCACCACAGCCACGCGAAGGACGCGATCCCGAGTGTCAGGCCGAAGACGAAGGCGTGGCGCGTGGGTACCGCTTCCCTGGCCAGCGGCCGCTTGGCGGTGCGCTTCATGACCTTGTCGATGTCGGCGTCGGCCACGCAGTTGAGGGTGTTGGCGCTCGCCGCGCCCATCCAGCCGCCGAACAGGGTGACCAGGATGAGCCGGAGGTCGATCTCGCCGCGATCGGCGAGCAGCATCGTCGGAATGGTGGCGACCAGCAGCAGTTCGATGA from Nocardia higoensis includes the following:
- a CDS encoding heme o synthase produces the protein MRIGQQPGGGGDGAHGSSATVLADRFPGNGLGSRAIRRVLAYIALTKPRVIELLLVATIPTMLLADRGEIDLRLILVTLFGGWMGAASANTLNCVADADIDKVMKRTAKRPLAREAVPTRHAFVFGLTLGIASFAWLWWQANLLSGVLVVVTILFYVFVYTLGLKRRTSQNVVWGGAAGCMPALVGWAAVTGNIGWPAIALFAVIFFWTPPHTWALAMRYKEDYRAAGVPMLPVVASEQTVTKQIVVYTWLTVLATLVLVPATGVIYTAVAVVAGAWFLLMAHQLYSGVRRGESVKPLRLFLQSNNYLAAVFCGLAVDSVLGWDTVGSFFS